A section of the Zavarzinella sp. genome encodes:
- a CDS encoding acyl-CoA dehydrogenase family protein, translating into MALSAAQLAEQKKQAEELLFSGPETLGFAKGLFFGHFNAKLLFPYPKLSAENEERVRKSVQEMKTFCAERIDADAIDRQADIPRTVIDGLAELGVLGMAAPAVYGGQDFTQQGYCRVMEVLGGHCSSTAVFVNAHHSIGIRALLLFGTPEQQARWLPDLVSGKKLGAFALTEPQAGSDAANVQTNATPSEDGKGFVLNGEKRYITNAALADVLTVMARTPIRHSLAKPKLLLFW; encoded by the coding sequence ATGGCACTTTCCGCAGCACAACTGGCCGAACAGAAAAAGCAGGCAGAAGAACTACTGTTTTCTGGCCCAGAAACGTTAGGCTTCGCAAAGGGGTTGTTTTTTGGTCATTTCAATGCCAAATTGCTGTTCCCTTACCCCAAACTGTCCGCAGAAAATGAAGAACGTGTTCGAAAGTCGGTGCAGGAGATGAAGACCTTTTGTGCAGAGCGGATTGATGCGGATGCGATTGATCGCCAGGCCGATATCCCACGTACTGTGATTGATGGTCTGGCCGAACTGGGTGTCCTGGGTATGGCGGCACCTGCAGTATACGGTGGGCAGGATTTTACCCAGCAGGGGTATTGCCGCGTCATGGAAGTGCTGGGCGGGCATTGTTCGTCTACTGCAGTTTTCGTGAACGCCCACCACAGTATTGGAATTCGGGCATTGCTTCTCTTTGGCACCCCGGAACAGCAGGCTCGCTGGCTGCCCGATCTGGTTTCAGGCAAAAAACTGGGTGCATTCGCATTAACAGAACCACAGGCGGGGTCCGATGCGGCCAATGTGCAGACCAATGCGACTCCCAGCGAAGATGGCAAAGGATTCGTACTGAATGGCGAAAAACGCTACATCACCAACGCTGCCCTGGCCGATGTGCTGACGGTGATGGCACGCACCCCGATCCGGCACAGCCTGGCAAAACCAAAATTACTGCTTTTCTGGTGA
- a CDS encoding HU family DNA-binding protein: MAKSVKNAKPAAKPAAKSAKPAKKALTKSELLDAIAAATGKTRKEAGEFFNALSTIMVQQLSKKGPRALILPGLFKVSAIEKPATKGGQQKPNPFKPGEMMITKAKPATVKLKARALKAFMEAIS; encoded by the coding sequence ATGGCTAAGAGCGTCAAAAACGCAAAACCGGCAGCGAAACCAGCAGCGAAGTCTGCTAAACCGGCAAAGAAAGCATTAACCAAAAGTGAACTGCTGGATGCCATTGCTGCAGCTACCGGTAAGACCCGCAAAGAAGCGGGCGAGTTCTTCAATGCACTGTCGACCATCATGGTCCAGCAACTCAGCAAGAAAGGCCCCCGTGCCTTGATCCTGCCTGGTTTGTTCAAAGTCAGTGCGATTGAAAAACCAGCGACCAAAGGTGGGCAGCAGAAACCCAACCCATTCAAGCCTGGCGAAATGATGATCACCAAAGCCAAACCTGCTACGGTCAAATTGAAGGCACGCGCTCTCAAAGCGTTCATGGAAGCCATCAGCTAA
- the tpiA gene encoding triose-phosphate isomerase yields MRKKFIAGNWKMYTTATQAVDLAKAVAGGSCPANVQVAVCPPSVWLSSVGGAIQGTSLALGAQNCHFAKEGAYTGELSPQMLLEVGCKYVIVGHSERRHGLVEPDLFLNRKVHAATNAGLSVIFCVGELESEQANQQTEAVLNFQLSAGLAGLSAAQAAQVVIAYEPVWAIGTGKVATPAQAQSAHLFIRQRFAALFGQAAADQLLIQYGGSVKADNAKEILHQPDVDGALVGGASLKPDQFLAIIAAGAV; encoded by the coding sequence ATGCGGAAGAAGTTCATTGCAGGAAATTGGAAAATGTACACCACTGCCACACAGGCGGTAGATCTGGCGAAAGCCGTTGCGGGTGGGAGTTGCCCAGCCAACGTGCAGGTGGCAGTTTGCCCACCCAGTGTCTGGTTATCGTCGGTGGGCGGTGCCATTCAGGGCACATCGCTGGCACTTGGTGCCCAGAATTGCCATTTTGCCAAAGAAGGTGCTTACACTGGCGAACTTTCTCCACAGATGCTTCTGGAAGTGGGCTGCAAATACGTGATTGTGGGGCACAGCGAACGTCGACATGGCCTGGTAGAACCAGACCTGTTCCTGAACCGTAAGGTGCACGCAGCCACCAACGCTGGGCTGTCGGTCATTTTCTGTGTGGGTGAACTGGAAAGTGAGCAAGCCAACCAGCAGACCGAAGCGGTACTGAACTTTCAATTGTCGGCAGGGTTGGCTGGCTTGTCTGCCGCACAGGCCGCACAGGTGGTGATTGCCTACGAACCGGTGTGGGCCATTGGCACCGGCAAGGTCGCCACACCTGCACAGGCACAATCCGCGCATCTCTTTATCCGCCAACGGTTTGCGGCACTGTTTGGTCAGGCTGCCGCTGACCAGCTTCTGATTCAGTATGGTGGCAGTGTGAAAGCTGATAACGCCAAAGAAATCCTGCACCAACCGGATGTCGATGGTGCTCTGGTAGGTGGGGCGAGCTTGAAGCCAGATCAGTTTCTGGCAATTATTGCTGCGGGTGCTGTATAG
- the argH gene encoding argininosuccinate lyase, whose protein sequence is MSQKTWGGRFRVPTAKLVEDYTESISFDKRLYRFDVLGSQAHARMLAHVGLLTHEEAETICTHLDEIRAEIEAGKMTYHHSLEDIHTHIESALIGRIGDLGRKLHTARSRNDQVVTDLKLWMLDATDTLVEEVQQLQRAWLELAEKDRTVILPGYTHLQRAQPVLAAHYCLAHVEKLQRDCERLLDCRKRVAILPLGVAALAGTSLPIDRHFVAEQLGFASVTRNSLDTSSDRDFAAEFVFALSMIAIHLSAWCEEWILWTTTEFEAIALPDDFCTGSSIMPHKKNPDVLELTRGKTGRVLGNLTHLLMLLKGLPTAYNRDLQEDKPAIFDAFDNVLAALRVAAPLVQAAQFRKDRIIARLEYGFLDATTLMEFFIKKGVPMRTAHEAVGQLVRHCEENSLRLNQLPLEQFQQFCPGVSEEVYQVLGVENALNAFCSYGSTAPHEVQKQLTFWQEQLSAAAELKAPQAGNATK, encoded by the coding sequence ATGAGCCAAAAAACCTGGGGTGGGCGATTTCGGGTGCCAACTGCCAAACTGGTAGAAGACTACACCGAATCGATTTCATTCGATAAACGCCTATACCGTTTCGATGTACTGGGGAGCCAGGCGCATGCCCGCATGCTGGCCCACGTGGGGCTGTTGACGCACGAAGAAGCTGAGACGATCTGCACCCACCTGGATGAAATCCGTGCGGAAATTGAAGCCGGCAAAATGACGTATCATCATTCGCTTGAAGATATTCATACCCACATTGAGAGTGCACTGATTGGCAGAATTGGCGACCTGGGCAGAAAGCTGCACACCGCACGCAGCCGCAACGATCAGGTGGTCACTGATCTGAAATTGTGGATGCTGGATGCCACGGATACGTTAGTGGAAGAAGTGCAGCAACTCCAGCGGGCCTGGCTGGAACTCGCCGAAAAAGATCGCACGGTAATTCTGCCAGGTTACACCCACCTGCAGCGTGCACAACCGGTGCTGGCAGCCCATTATTGCCTGGCCCACGTGGAAAAGCTGCAACGGGACTGCGAACGACTGCTCGACTGCCGGAAACGTGTTGCCATCCTGCCGCTGGGTGTGGCTGCTTTGGCTGGTACCTCCCTGCCGATCGATCGTCATTTTGTTGCAGAGCAGTTGGGATTTGCCAGCGTTACCCGCAACAGCCTTGATACTTCCAGCGATCGCGACTTTGCTGCGGAGTTCGTTTTTGCCCTGTCGATGATCGCTATCCACCTGAGTGCGTGGTGTGAAGAATGGATTCTCTGGACAACCACCGAGTTTGAAGCGATTGCGTTGCCAGACGACTTCTGTACTGGTTCCAGCATTATGCCCCACAAAAAGAACCCGGATGTGCTGGAATTGACCCGCGGCAAAACCGGGCGGGTGCTGGGCAATTTAACCCATCTGCTGATGCTGCTGAAAGGCTTACCCACTGCCTATAATCGCGATCTGCAGGAAGACAAACCAGCCATTTTCGATGCGTTCGATAACGTGCTGGCAGCACTCCGCGTGGCAGCACCGCTGGTACAGGCCGCCCAGTTTCGTAAGGATCGCATTATCGCCCGACTGGAATATGGTTTTCTGGATGCCACCACGCTGATGGAATTTTTTATCAAGAAAGGCGTTCCGATGCGTACCGCCCACGAAGCAGTGGGGCAATTGGTGCGGCACTGCGAAGAAAATTCCCTGAGGTTAAACCAGCTTCCACTGGAGCAGTTTCAGCAGTTTTGCCCAGGTGTTTCAGAAGAAGTGTACCAGGTGCTGGGCGTTGAAAATGCGTTAAATGCCTTCTGCAGTTATGGTTCCACTGCACCACATGAGGTACAGAAACAACTGACCTTCTGGCAGGAACAACTGTCCGCAGCGGCAGAATTGAAAGCACCTCAGGCGGGGAATGCCACGAAATAA
- a CDS encoding acyl-CoA dehydrogenase family protein, with the protein MPGFEVVEARAEKCGIRGTATGKLRFTNMYVPKENILGSMGKGLKVALTVLDFGRTTFGATCTGAAKACLQAAVTHANSRVQFQQKLADFEMVKKKIAFIAAHAFAMEAATTVCAAFIDSGADDYMLETAILKVFATEHLWTCIFETMQIYGGKSYFTDQPLERWMRDARINTIGEGANEVLKAFVAVVGSRAPGMKLDGLRKSLASKPIRTIPKLIGFGISELWRRSGRPHIPVQHASLRPYARELAYYVKKLGSKLPWVFLACRTEERFIQAQYLHERMADIAIDLYVGSCVLSKLDSMLATGKGVESEADYQGELEAGKYFLNLAYRRMAERFKQLFDHDDVATTRTADAALNRTFE; encoded by the coding sequence ATGCCCGGCTTTGAAGTGGTGGAAGCACGTGCCGAAAAATGCGGTATTCGTGGGACGGCTACCGGCAAATTACGCTTCACCAATATGTATGTGCCAAAAGAAAATATTCTTGGCAGTATGGGCAAAGGGTTGAAAGTAGCCCTGACGGTGCTCGATTTTGGCCGCACCACCTTTGGAGCCACCTGCACCGGTGCTGCTAAAGCCTGCCTGCAGGCTGCAGTGACCCACGCCAACTCCCGCGTGCAATTTCAACAGAAACTGGCCGATTTTGAAATGGTGAAGAAAAAAATCGCCTTCATCGCGGCCCACGCTTTTGCGATGGAGGCTGCCACCACTGTCTGTGCGGCCTTCATCGACAGTGGTGCGGATGATTACATGCTGGAAACCGCCATTCTGAAAGTATTTGCTACCGAACACCTGTGGACGTGCATTTTTGAAACGATGCAGATCTATGGTGGAAAATCCTACTTTACCGATCAGCCACTGGAACGCTGGATGCGTGATGCCCGCATTAACACGATTGGTGAAGGTGCCAATGAGGTGCTGAAAGCTTTTGTGGCCGTGGTGGGTTCGCGAGCACCGGGCATGAAACTCGACGGTTTGCGAAAATCGCTGGCAAGCAAGCCAATTCGCACCATTCCGAAGCTGATCGGCTTTGGTATTTCCGAGCTGTGGCGACGGTCTGGCCGGCCCCACATTCCGGTGCAGCATGCAAGTTTACGTCCGTATGCCCGCGAGCTGGCGTATTATGTAAAAAAACTGGGATCCAAGTTGCCGTGGGTCTTTCTGGCGTGCCGCACGGAAGAGCGGTTTATTCAGGCACAGTATCTGCATGAACGAATGGCAGATATCGCCATCGACCTCTACGTGGGCAGTTGTGTCCTGAGCAAGCTCGATTCGATGCTGGCAACAGGCAAAGGAGTTGAATCCGAGGCGGACTATCAGGGAGAACTGGAAGCGGGGAAATATTTCTTAAACCTGGCGTATCGACGGATGGCAGAGAGATTTAAACAGTTGTTTGATCATGATGATGTTGCCACTACCCGTACCGCAGATGCGGCACTCAATCGCACTTTTGAGTAG
- the asnB gene encoding asparagine synthase (glutamine-hydrolyzing), translating to MCGISGYLSADIHETVDPKLLQAMGLRIAHRGPDGAGIYRGPGVGLVHRRLSIIDLASGSQPMGNEDNSIQIVFNGEIYNFRELRDWLIGRGHQFRTHCDTEVIVHGYEELGRDIVTKLRGMFAFAIWDEKKRHLLLARDRLGIKPLYIYRNQQQLWFASEPKAMLVDARVPREINVEALDQYLCFGMVVGPRSIFRGFEQLRPGHTLLVTPGNFQATPQCYWEPRFLPEERNEKDWLEETHAKVEEAVRTHLMADVPVGAFLSGGVDSSIVVSSMARQHTEEIETFSIGFAERDFSELPYAMEIAIRNGTRHTERIVTPDAVQMLEELTRYYDEPFGDTSAVPTFLVAKLAAERVKVVLSGDGADEVFGGYPRYAHDEMEEQVRQKIPRWLRRSLLNIAGQVWPRIDWLPRPLRLKSALMNLSVEAPNAYANSLAHCPLRIRRKLISSDVLPLLRHFDAKSSIRSDFRQVPRGDVVNGMLSVDTRVLLPDDYLVKVDRASMANGIEVRPPFLDHELVELALRMPASMKIRNGCGKYVLKEAYRRDLPHENVNRPKRGFNTPIDQWMRGALKEVFYDEVLNPSGPIGSLLHLPMARKMFEAHLSGSQQNGQVLWQILVLSHWANRYMQPPEDLSQIIDQQSQDVPLKVNRASILKAPKVSIPRQFQPIRIAFVVHLMQVAGAEVLIRETIRQLGQFIVPTIFCLDNIGSIGEELQRQGIPIVVLNRKAGRDYGVALRMAKEIRDRKIEVVHAHQYTPFFYSALAKLRNFGKFQLIQTEHGRHYPDIVSPVRRMINRLVLDRLANAVNACSHFSGKALSVIDGFRGDRLQVIDNGIDFARYQISTSKTDLRQQLNLPTDRKLIGCVARFHPVKDHAMLLRAFARVTNNDPTVDLVLIGDGEMRSHLEQQATRAGVRHRVHFLGIRKDIPQLMNALDIFSLTSVTEAASLTLLEAMASGLPVVVTNVGGNPELVRHDTDGFLVPRGDDSQCATAFEQLLRNHELAHQMGESGRQRVQELFTLERTVGQYFRLYCKLTGRKTPT from the coding sequence ATGTGCGGAATTTCTGGTTACTTAAGCGCAGATATTCACGAAACTGTCGATCCTAAGTTGCTGCAGGCAATGGGTTTACGCATTGCCCACCGTGGCCCGGATGGTGCCGGTATTTACCGTGGACCTGGCGTGGGCCTGGTGCACCGCAGGTTGTCGATTATCGACCTGGCCAGTGGCAGCCAACCGATGGGCAACGAAGACAATTCGATCCAGATTGTCTTTAACGGTGAAATTTATAATTTCCGCGAACTGCGGGACTGGTTGATCGGTCGTGGGCACCAGTTTCGCACGCACTGCGATACGGAAGTGATTGTCCACGGTTATGAAGAGTTGGGACGCGATATCGTCACCAAATTACGTGGCATGTTTGCATTTGCCATCTGGGACGAAAAAAAACGCCACTTGCTTCTGGCTCGCGATCGACTGGGGATCAAACCACTTTACATCTACCGCAATCAGCAGCAATTATGGTTTGCTTCCGAACCGAAAGCAATGCTGGTCGATGCCCGCGTACCACGGGAAATCAATGTGGAAGCACTCGACCAGTACCTCTGTTTCGGCATGGTGGTGGGACCACGGTCGATCTTTCGTGGGTTTGAACAACTTCGCCCAGGTCACACGCTGCTGGTGACACCGGGCAATTTTCAGGCAACGCCACAATGTTACTGGGAACCACGTTTTCTCCCTGAAGAACGCAACGAAAAGGATTGGCTGGAGGAAACCCACGCCAAAGTGGAAGAGGCCGTGCGTACCCACCTGATGGCCGATGTGCCAGTGGGGGCATTCCTCAGCGGGGGTGTGGATTCCAGCATTGTTGTTTCGAGCATGGCCCGCCAGCACACGGAAGAGATCGAAACGTTTTCGATTGGCTTTGCGGAACGGGATTTCAGCGAATTGCCTTATGCGATGGAAATAGCAATCCGCAATGGCACCCGCCACACCGAACGGATTGTGACGCCTGATGCTGTGCAGATGCTGGAAGAACTGACCCGGTATTACGATGAGCCATTTGGCGACACCTCTGCCGTGCCCACCTTTCTGGTGGCGAAACTGGCGGCAGAACGCGTGAAAGTGGTGCTTTCTGGTGATGGTGCCGATGAAGTGTTCGGTGGCTACCCACGTTATGCCCATGACGAGATGGAAGAACAGGTGCGGCAGAAAATACCACGCTGGCTGCGGCGATCCCTGTTGAATATCGCAGGTCAGGTCTGGCCACGCATTGATTGGCTGCCAAGACCGCTACGTTTGAAAAGTGCCTTGATGAATCTGTCAGTAGAAGCACCCAATGCCTACGCCAATAGCCTGGCTCATTGCCCTTTGCGTATCCGTCGCAAGCTGATTTCATCTGATGTGCTACCTTTATTGCGTCATTTTGATGCCAAGTCCAGCATTCGCAGCGATTTCCGGCAGGTGCCACGTGGCGATGTAGTGAATGGGATGCTATCCGTGGATACCCGCGTATTATTGCCGGATGATTATCTGGTGAAAGTCGACCGGGCCAGCATGGCGAATGGAATCGAAGTTCGCCCACCATTTCTGGACCATGAGCTGGTGGAACTGGCACTTCGGATGCCGGCATCGATGAAAATCCGCAACGGCTGTGGGAAGTATGTGCTGAAAGAAGCCTATCGGCGCGACCTGCCTCATGAAAATGTCAATCGCCCGAAACGTGGCTTCAATACCCCCATCGATCAGTGGATGCGTGGGGCACTCAAAGAAGTGTTTTACGATGAAGTACTGAATCCTTCCGGACCGATTGGTTCGCTGTTGCACTTACCAATGGCTCGCAAAATGTTTGAAGCCCACTTAAGTGGCAGCCAGCAGAATGGCCAGGTGCTTTGGCAGATACTGGTGCTCTCCCACTGGGCGAACCGGTATATGCAGCCCCCAGAAGATTTATCGCAGATTATCGACCAGCAGAGTCAGGACGTACCGTTGAAGGTGAATCGTGCCAGTATTTTGAAAGCACCCAAAGTTTCAATCCCGCGACAGTTTCAGCCGATACGCATTGCTTTTGTGGTGCACCTGATGCAGGTGGCGGGTGCGGAAGTGTTGATTCGAGAAACCATCCGCCAGTTGGGACAGTTCATTGTTCCGACAATTTTTTGTCTGGACAATATCGGTAGTATTGGCGAAGAGTTGCAGCGACAGGGGATTCCAATTGTCGTCCTCAATCGTAAAGCGGGTCGGGATTATGGTGTTGCCCTGCGGATGGCGAAAGAAATTCGCGACAGGAAAATTGAAGTTGTGCACGCCCACCAATACACACCGTTCTTTTATTCGGCACTTGCGAAATTACGAAATTTCGGCAAATTTCAACTGATCCAGACCGAACATGGTCGCCACTATCCGGACATTGTTTCCCCAGTGCGTCGCATGATCAATCGCTTGGTGCTGGATCGCCTGGCCAATGCAGTGAATGCGTGCAGTCATTTCAGTGGGAAAGCATTGTCGGTGATTGATGGCTTTCGTGGTGATCGGCTGCAGGTAATTGATAATGGCATCGATTTCGCACGATACCAGATATCGACATCCAAAACAGACCTTCGACAACAACTGAATCTTCCCACAGATCGAAAACTGATCGGGTGCGTTGCCCGCTTCCACCCAGTGAAAGACCATGCGATGTTACTGCGGGCATTTGCTCGGGTTACGAACAACGATCCCACGGTGGATCTGGTACTGATTGGTGATGGGGAAATGCGGTCCCACCTGGAACAGCAGGCGACGCGGGCTGGGGTGCGTCACCGCGTGCATTTTCTGGGGATTCGCAAGGATATTCCCCAGTTGATGAATGCACTGGATATCTTCAGCCTGACTTCTGTTACCGAGGCAGCTTCGCTGACATTGCTGGAAGCAATGGCGAGCGGCCTACCAGTCGTCGTCACCAATGTGGGAGGGAATCCAGAACTGGTACGACATGACACGGATGGTTTTCTGGTACCACGTGGGGATGATTCCCAGTGTGCCACTGCGTTCGAACAATTGTTAAGAAATCATGAACTTGCCCACCAAATGGGTGAGTCAGGCCGACAGCGGGTGCAGGAATTGTTTACGCTGGAACGCACCGTGGGACAATATTTCCGCCTGTATTGCAAATTGACCGGCAGAAAAACCCCCACTTGA
- a CDS encoding trypsin-like peptidase domain-containing protein, which translates to MKTVSKTIFFGLCTFAGGVVGSSIWNMPANGLNAGNRPAPEPVVTLTSSGDATGALNDRFEAVVHKLSPSVVSIEATKPPAPGKLKPTEESGSGVIVELEGLAGRYVITNNHVISGAKPNQIVIHFHNEKIINPTRVWVDAESDLAVMEIDASLGQPALLGDSDRSREGNWVLAFGSPFGLNRTVTHGIISARDRGQVSLGSSIRIKNFLQTDAAINPGSSGGRWSICRVR; encoded by the coding sequence ATGAAAACAGTTTCAAAAACCATTTTTTTTGGCTTGTGTACCTTTGCCGGTGGCGTGGTGGGTAGCAGCATCTGGAATATGCCGGCCAATGGCTTAAATGCTGGTAATCGTCCTGCACCGGAACCAGTAGTCACGCTGACCTCGTCTGGCGATGCCACGGGTGCGTTAAACGACCGGTTTGAGGCAGTTGTCCACAAACTATCCCCCTCTGTGGTGTCGATTGAGGCCACCAAGCCACCTGCACCGGGCAAATTGAAGCCCACCGAAGAATCTGGTTCTGGTGTGATCGTGGAACTGGAAGGCTTGGCGGGGCGGTATGTGATTACCAACAATCACGTGATTTCCGGTGCGAAACCGAATCAGATTGTGATTCACTTCCATAACGAAAAGATTATCAACCCAACCCGCGTGTGGGTGGATGCAGAATCCGACCTGGCTGTCATGGAAATTGATGCCAGCCTGGGACAGCCCGCACTGCTGGGCGACAGTGATCGCAGTCGGGAAGGGAACTGGGTGCTGGCCTTCGGTTCGCCGTTCGGGCTGAATCGCACCGTTACCCATGGCATTATCAGTGCCCGCGACCGTGGACAGGTCAGCCTGGGCAGCAGCATCCGCATTAAGAACTTTTTGCAGACCGATGCCGCCATCAACCCAGGTTCCAGTGGGGGCCGCTGGTCAATATGCAGGGTGAGGTGA
- a CDS encoding amino acid transporter, protein MSDSASSHAHPRHPQHFWLWVMCLTGVDYFSTLGYQPAIAYRSAGLLAPFATVVLVCITLFGALPLYRYVASRSFSGQGSLGMLARLVSGWPGKILVLTLLGFAATDFVITKTLSAADASQHLLHNPVLKGQLPDSWKEGTLPQVLVTMFFLMLLGSVFMRGFREVIGLAVGIVGLFLVLNLVVVGSGLLFLIDHPERIQAWFHNVRVGNWYLHDTPIRGTGLFTTIVVCLLLFPKLALGLSGFETGIAVMPLVKGEEGDTAEQPTGRIRNTRKLLLTAACIMSVMLMSSSMVVTILIPPGDITPVSATGEPPVDEAGKPIKNPEKWPSPPAAGRALAYLAHGESPDGRKICGLFGSSFGTLYDFSTILILWFAGASAMAGLLNIVPQYLPKYGMAPEWASAIKPLVLMFTSINLLVTLIFRANVEAQGAAYATGVLVLMFSDGLSSVIDIFRNRKGSRWQRLHKGYIIITFVLLYTLVDNIIEKSAGIKIAACFILTILVLSLTSRILRSRELRFKGFVIPDVTSKLLWDAIRHLEASILVPHRPGQRSLEEKEAIVRKEHRIPPELMITFIEVEKSDPSEFIQQPTLRITQQEGKYVMKISNAASISHTLAAVALEMSKVGDRPPEIHFGWTEESPMSGTLGFLLFGEGNVPWMVRELLRRAEPDTTKRPLIFIAGQ, encoded by the coding sequence ATGTCGGATTCTGCATCGTCGCATGCCCACCCGCGACACCCACAACATTTCTGGCTGTGGGTCATGTGTCTTACCGGGGTCGATTATTTCAGCACCCTCGGTTATCAACCTGCCATTGCTTATCGTAGTGCAGGATTATTGGCACCTTTTGCTACGGTAGTGCTGGTCTGTATCACCCTGTTTGGGGCACTTCCACTCTATCGATATGTGGCATCTCGTTCGTTTTCCGGCCAGGGTTCGCTGGGCATGCTGGCCCGTCTGGTGAGTGGCTGGCCTGGCAAAATCCTTGTGCTGACCCTGCTGGGTTTTGCCGCCACCGATTTTGTGATTACGAAAACATTGTCGGCGGCAGATGCTTCGCAACACTTGTTACACAATCCGGTGCTGAAGGGGCAACTGCCTGATAGCTGGAAAGAAGGCACCCTCCCACAAGTGCTGGTAACAATGTTCTTTCTGATGCTTCTCGGTTCGGTATTTATGCGCGGATTTCGTGAAGTGATTGGTTTGGCTGTGGGTATTGTTGGCCTCTTTCTGGTGCTCAATCTGGTCGTTGTGGGCAGCGGATTATTGTTTCTCATCGACCATCCCGAACGGATTCAGGCGTGGTTTCATAATGTCCGCGTGGGCAACTGGTATCTGCACGATACACCGATCCGCGGTACGGGGTTATTCACCACAATCGTTGTCTGCCTGCTTTTATTTCCCAAGCTCGCTCTGGGGCTTAGCGGTTTTGAAACGGGCATTGCTGTGATGCCACTGGTGAAAGGTGAAGAGGGCGACACTGCAGAACAGCCTACTGGGCGGATTCGCAACACCAGAAAATTACTGCTGACAGCAGCTTGCATTATGTCGGTGATGCTGATGAGTTCGTCGATGGTTGTCACTATTCTGATCCCACCGGGCGATATTACACCGGTGAGTGCGACTGGCGAGCCACCTGTCGATGAAGCGGGCAAACCAATCAAGAACCCAGAAAAATGGCCATCCCCACCTGCTGCGGGGCGTGCTCTGGCGTATCTGGCGCATGGTGAATCGCCTGATGGCAGGAAAATCTGTGGTTTATTTGGCAGTTCTTTTGGCACATTGTACGACTTCAGCACTATCCTGATTCTCTGGTTTGCTGGTGCCAGTGCCATGGCTGGTTTATTAAACATTGTCCCACAGTATCTGCCGAAGTATGGGATGGCACCTGAGTGGGCATCTGCCATCAAACCTCTGGTGCTGATGTTTACTTCGATTAACTTACTGGTGACATTGATCTTCCGTGCGAATGTGGAGGCCCAGGGTGCCGCCTATGCTACGGGTGTGTTAGTGTTGATGTTCAGCGATGGGCTGTCGAGTGTGATTGATATTTTCCGCAATCGCAAAGGGAGCAGGTGGCAACGCCTGCACAAAGGCTACATCATCATTACATTTGTGCTGCTTTATACCCTGGTCGATAACATCATCGAAAAATCAGCGGGGATCAAGATCGCAGCCTGCTTTATTCTGACCATACTGGTGCTGTCACTGACATCGCGGATTTTGCGATCCCGTGAACTGCGATTCAAAGGGTTTGTGATACCAGATGTGACTTCGAAACTACTGTGGGATGCGATTCGTCACCTGGAAGCCTCCATTCTGGTGCCCCACCGTCCAGGCCAGCGATCACTGGAAGAAAAGGAAGCGATAGTCCGCAAAGAGCACCGTATCCCACCGGAGTTGATGATTACCTTCATTGAAGTGGAAAAATCAGACCCAAGTGAGTTCATTCAGCAACCCACCTTGCGAATTACGCAGCAGGAAGGGAAGTATGTGATGAAAATCAGTAATGCGGCTTCGATTTCGCACACACTGGCGGCAGTGGCACTGGAAATGAGCAAAGTGGGAGATCGCCCACCGGAGATTCATTTTGGCTGGACGGAAGAATCACCAATGAGCGGCACGCTGGGCTTTCTGTTGTTTGGTGAAGGTAACGTCCCATGGATGGTGCGGGAACTTCTCCGCCGGGCAGAACCGGATACCACTAAACGCCCCCTGATCTTCATCGCCGGCCAGTAA